In Gambusia affinis linkage group LG08, SWU_Gaff_1.0, whole genome shotgun sequence, a single window of DNA contains:
- the LOC122836195 gene encoding GTPase IMAP family member 4-like, with protein sequence MSKTKGSWVKMGEAKKKKCDQKTVEDPEDVTILLIGKTGTGKSSVGNIIVNANDFEVGKNTLVCKKKRHPLPDGRRLAVIDTPGLFHTKLTAEEMKTQLTRCVSLCAPGPHVFLIVIEPKRFSREDKEMVKMIKRMFGDGAAKYTMALFSHGDEMERDGVSVERAVYFNPSFNDFLSKCKGGFHVFNNNNDDRNQVNELVGKIDNMVQRNGGRCYTNDMFREAQRAISREISQAEVNRETAERNNSFIRAVDRAAAVAAAAEAAAEAAAEAAVAATAEAIAAAAAEAIVEAAVGVADVVSTVTAVREDGCVTQ encoded by the exons ATGTCCAAAACAAAAG GTTCATGGGTGAAGATGGGAGAGgctaagaagaagaaatgtgatCAGAAAACAG ttgaaGATCCAGAAGACGTTACCATTTTGCTCATTGGCAAAACTGGAACAGGCAAAAGCTCTGTGGGAAACATCATTGTGAACGCTAATGATTTTGAAGTTGGCAAGAATACACTGGTGTGCAAGAAGAAAAGACATCCCCTGCCTGATGGCCGTAGATTGGCAGTGATCGATACTCCAGGTCTGTTTCACACCAAACTGACAGCTGAGGAGATGAAGACACAGCTGACTAGATGTGTCTCGTTGTGTGCTCCTGGTCCTCATGTGTTCCTGATTGTGATCGAGCCAAAACGTTTCTCAAGAGAAGACAAAGAGATGGTGAAAATGATCAAGAGGATGTTTGGAGATGGAGCAGCTAAATATACCATGGCATTGTTCAGTCATGGAGATGAAATGGAGAGAGATGGAGTCTCGGTAGAAAGAGCTGTGTATTTCAACCCATCTTTCAATGATTTTCTCAGCAAATGTAAAggaggttttcatgtttttaacaacaacaatgacGACAGGAATCAAGTTAATGAGCTGGTGGGGAAGATTGACAATATGGTTCAGAGAAATGGAGGCAGGTGCTACACAAATGATATGTTCAGAGAAGCCCAAAGAGCCATTAGTCGGGAGATTTCTCAGGCTGAAGTAAATAGAGAGACAGCAGAGAGAAACAACTCGTTTATTCGAGCTGTTGATCGAGCTGCTGCAGTTGCAGccgctgctgaagctgctgctgaagctgcagcagaggccGCTGTTGCAGCCACTGCTGAAGCTATAGCTGCAGCAGCGGCTGAAGCTATTGTTGAAGCTGCTGTTGGAGTGGCAGATGTTGTGAGTACAGTCACAGCAGTGAGAGAGGATGGATGCGTAACTCAGTGA